The following proteins come from a genomic window of Terribacillus aidingensis:
- a CDS encoding GNAT family N-acetyltransferase, producing MLTIEQLKEIKKLQQIVEQYDSINLKLNWDMLENRSDEDQTDFLSYDSGQLVGFLGLYSFGSKIEVCGMVHPDHRRKGIFSRLFHNSHPALEKARKILLNVPADSQSGKQWLDSIACTYEESEYMMKWEGNILPELDKSIRLRPSRKEDIEMKMKLDIVCFEFKPDEAKVYNDRLERNGFQQEFFMIEAEDKIVGKIRIHREKERSEIYGFAILPEFQGKGYGRMALQEAVRMEAQRGQTVYLEVQPENEKALSLYTSTGFKKESQQDYYLYSI from the coding sequence TTGCTTACAATAGAACAATTAAAAGAAATAAAAAAACTTCAGCAAATTGTGGAGCAATATGACAGTATAAATCTGAAGCTGAATTGGGATATGCTCGAGAATAGGAGTGATGAGGATCAGACTGATTTTTTGTCATATGATTCGGGCCAGCTTGTCGGTTTTCTTGGCTTATATAGCTTCGGGAGCAAAATTGAAGTATGCGGTATGGTGCATCCAGATCATCGGAGGAAAGGCATCTTCAGCAGACTATTTCATAACAGCCATCCTGCCCTGGAAAAAGCTCGGAAAATCTTGTTAAACGTTCCGGCGGATAGTCAATCGGGAAAACAATGGTTGGACTCAATAGCTTGTACATATGAAGAATCAGAGTACATGATGAAATGGGAGGGAAACATACTTCCGGAATTGGATAAATCCATTCGTTTGCGACCTTCACGTAAAGAAGATATCGAAATGAAAATGAAATTGGATATCGTCTGTTTTGAGTTTAAGCCGGATGAAGCAAAAGTTTACAATGATAGATTGGAGAGGAATGGATTTCAACAGGAATTTTTCATGATTGAGGCAGAAGATAAGATAGTCGGGAAGATTCGTATTCATCGTGAGAAAGAACGAAGTGAGATATATGGTTTTGCAATCCTTCCCGAATTCCAAGGAAAGGGATATGGGAGAATGGCTTTGCAGGAAGCTGTGCGGATGGAGGCACAGCGAGGGCAAACGGTTTATCTGGAAGTCCAGCCAGAGAATGAAAAGGCGCTGTCTTTATATACGTCGACCGGATTCAAGAAAGAAAGCCAGCAGGATTATTATCTTTATTCCATATAA
- a CDS encoding DHA2 family efflux MFS transporter permease subunit, whose protein sequence is MDSNNTATTAVNNSNIKAMPIIISFLIAGFVGLFSETALNIALQNIINGFGISASSAQWLTTGYLLTLGVLVPVSGLIMQWFTTRQLFLTSLVFSIIGTIIAAVAPSFSVLLIARVVQAIGTALLLPLMFNTILNIIPPHRRGKAMGLIGLVIMFAPAVGPTISGLIIDKLTWHWIFWFSLPLLVVALVFGAFFMQNVTQLTKPKIDILSIVLSTIGFGGVVYGFSHAGEGGGWGDPIVIVTIAVGVLSLILFSVRQVKMEQPMMNLNAFKYPMFVLGLVLILVSMMVMLSSMILLPLYLQTSLALTPLVAGLTMLPGGVINGLLSPVMGGLFDKFGPRFLVTPGLIIVTLVMFGFSTISLDTSTGFIIGLHIALMIGISMIMMPAQTNGLNQLPPSLYPDGTAIMNTLQQVAGAIGTAVAISIMTAGQKSFMEDAANPQDPATMIQAFTEGVQGSFIFGIIVAIIGVVISFFIRRVKVDHQAN, encoded by the coding sequence ATGGATAGTAATAATACAGCTACAACAGCTGTGAACAACAGTAATATCAAAGCTATGCCAATCATCATCTCATTTTTGATTGCTGGTTTTGTTGGTCTTTTCAGTGAGACAGCGCTGAATATTGCGCTGCAGAATATCATTAATGGATTTGGTATCTCAGCCTCCTCAGCTCAATGGCTGACTACAGGTTACCTTTTGACACTTGGTGTGCTTGTGCCGGTATCCGGTCTAATCATGCAGTGGTTCACGACACGTCAGCTATTTTTGACATCTTTGGTGTTCTCAATCATCGGTACTATCATAGCTGCTGTTGCACCGTCATTCAGCGTGCTGTTAATTGCGCGTGTTGTGCAGGCAATAGGTACTGCTCTATTGCTTCCGTTAATGTTCAATACGATTCTTAACATCATCCCGCCGCATCGACGCGGAAAAGCGATGGGATTAATCGGTCTAGTTATAATGTTCGCACCTGCAGTAGGTCCGACGATCTCAGGTCTGATCATCGATAAACTTACTTGGCATTGGATTTTCTGGTTCTCCTTGCCATTACTAGTAGTGGCACTTGTATTCGGGGCATTCTTCATGCAAAATGTTACACAATTGACAAAGCCTAAAATCGATATTCTATCTATCGTCTTATCGACTATCGGTTTTGGTGGTGTGGTTTACGGATTCAGCCATGCTGGTGAAGGCGGCGGTTGGGGCGATCCAATCGTTATCGTTACCATTGCAGTCGGCGTTTTGAGCCTTATTTTATTCTCTGTTCGTCAGGTTAAGATGGAACAGCCGATGATGAACTTGAACGCGTTCAAGTACCCGATGTTCGTATTAGGCTTGGTGCTCATCTTAGTAAGTATGATGGTTATGCTTTCCTCTATGATCTTGCTGCCATTGTACCTGCAAACATCCCTAGCGCTTACTCCGCTAGTTGCCGGTCTTACAATGCTTCCTGGCGGTGTTATCAATGGTTTGCTTTCTCCTGTCATGGGAGGACTATTTGATAAGTTCGGACCGAGATTCCTTGTTACTCCTGGTCTTATCATTGTCACTTTGGTTATGTTCGGGTTCTCTACCATTTCCCTGGACACGTCCACTGGCTTCATCATTGGATTGCATATCGCTTTGATGATTGGTATCTCCATGATTATGATGCCGGCACAGACAAATGGCTTGAACCAGCTGCCTCCTAGTCTGTACCCAGATGGAACAGCTATCATGAACACATTACAGCAGGTTGCTGGTGCAATTGGTACTGCTGTAGCAATCTCTATTATGACTGCTGGACAGAAGAGCTTCATGGAAGATGCGGCCAATCCGCAAGATCCAGCTACAATGATTCAAGCATTTACAGAAGGTGTCCAAGGTTCATTTATCTTTGGTATCATTGTTGCTATTATTGGTGTGGTCATCAGTTTCTTCATCCGACGAGTGAAAGTGGATCATCAAGCAAATTAA
- a CDS encoding aminotransferase class I/II-fold pyridoxal phosphate-dependent enzyme: MANYQDLSNEALQQKYNTLQDAYEAIASQQLQLDMSRGKPCTEQLDLSQPMLDIITSSSTVKTENGTDARNYGVLDGIPEAKAFFASILDVEPKQVIVGGNSSLTLMHDSIVQFLLHGVSEDATPWIKQDNVKFLCPSPGYDRHFTICEALGIEMIRVAMTPEGPDMDEVEKLVAADPQIKGIWCVPKYSNPDGFTYTDAVVDRLAGMKTAADDFRIFWDNAYIVHHLTEEPDELKNIMTAVAVAGNPDRVMEFTSTSKVTFPGSGVAALASSEKNITFYKKHLSVQSIGSDKLNQMRHVAFLKDKDTLAAHMKKHAAIIAPKFKTVLTILEEKLGGKGIADWTNPNGGYFISLNTMGGCAKDVVELAKKAGVTLTGAGATYPYGKDPYDRNIRIAPTLPPTEELKKAIDVLCLCVEMVSINRLLQK; encoded by the coding sequence ATGGCTAATTATCAAGATCTTTCGAATGAAGCGTTACAACAGAAATACAATACGCTGCAGGATGCATATGAGGCAATCGCCAGTCAGCAGCTGCAGCTGGATATGTCGCGCGGGAAACCATGCACTGAGCAGCTTGATCTTTCCCAGCCGATGCTCGATATCATTACGTCTAGCAGCACTGTTAAAACGGAAAATGGAACAGATGCACGGAATTACGGTGTATTGGACGGTATTCCAGAAGCAAAGGCATTTTTTGCTTCCATCCTAGATGTTGAACCGAAGCAAGTAATCGTTGGAGGAAACAGCAGTCTGACATTGATGCATGATTCCATCGTTCAATTTTTGCTGCATGGTGTATCAGAAGACGCGACACCATGGATCAAGCAAGATAACGTGAAATTCCTCTGCCCTAGCCCTGGCTATGACCGTCATTTCACAATTTGCGAAGCATTGGGAATCGAGATGATCCGTGTTGCGATGACTCCAGAAGGTCCTGACATGGATGAAGTAGAAAAGCTCGTCGCAGCTGATCCGCAAATCAAAGGAATCTGGTGTGTACCTAAATACAGCAATCCGGATGGTTTTACATACACCGATGCTGTTGTTGATCGTCTTGCTGGAATGAAAACAGCTGCAGATGATTTCCGGATTTTCTGGGACAATGCTTATATCGTCCATCATCTTACAGAAGAACCAGATGAACTTAAAAATATCATGACGGCAGTTGCGGTTGCGGGGAATCCGGATCGTGTCATGGAATTCACTTCTACTTCTAAAGTAACTTTCCCAGGCTCTGGTGTTGCTGCTCTGGCTTCCAGCGAAAAGAATATTACTTTCTATAAAAAGCATCTATCCGTTCAATCCATTGGGTCGGATAAGCTGAATCAAATGCGCCACGTAGCATTTTTAAAAGATAAAGACACCCTTGCTGCCCATATGAAAAAGCATGCCGCAATCATTGCGCCAAAATTCAAGACCGTCTTGACAATCCTGGAGGAGAAACTGGGTGGTAAAGGAATTGCCGATTGGACGAATCCGAACGGCGGCTACTTCATCAGCTTGAACACGATGGGAGGCTGCGCGAAGGATGTCGTGGAGCTTGCCAAAAAAGCTGGTGTAACCTTAACTGGCGCTGGTGCAACCTACCCTTACGGTAAGGATCCATATGACCGGAACATCCGTATTGCACCAACACTTCCACCAACTGAAGAACTGAAAAAAGCCATCGATGTACTATGCTTGTGCGTCGAGATGGTAAGCATCAATCGCTTATTACAGAAATAA